The proteins below are encoded in one region of Phycisphaerae bacterium:
- the pilM gene encoding type IV pilus assembly protein PilM codes for MAATKPVWGIDLGQCALKALRLRAAGDKVEVLDHVYIEHGKILSQPDVDRAALVAETMKKLIESRPDLPKETIVAAVPGQHTLARFIKLPPVDKASKLPELVRFEAGQQIPFAMEEVIWDYQIFPSQAAETEVGIFAMRRELMGDHLRFLSDLNIEPMLVQAAPLALYNALQYDGLCGGGSEAVAILDIGAQNTDLLVVEGDSLWTRNIPIGGNNFTDAMLETFKLSFRKAEDLKRKAGSHKYARQIFQAMRPVFADLVAEVQRSIGFFTSSRRGVKLSKLIAMGNAFKLPGMPKFLQQNLGLDVIRPGAFNRMTIGSSPNTPELIDQLLSFGVAYGLGVQGLGLAKITSNLLPPEIIKQVIWRKKAPWFIGAAACLALSAGMIWGRSYSDQAALGKPVETASPPGSVDEAMRILESPPDADAKTAAAKTVAAATFLGNELSRIEGEISQQIQKVQNVDKLQTNKVVWPRLLSMVVSALPSPDPELSKAMNEGPKAYKEVVTSNPQFERTKRKQVFIQKLDSRYSPDVLAEMEALKKGGGTPAGPGSLGGLGGLGGGSPEATGAGPKPGFLVTLVCRTPYAGGDRVAGLQFISDVFLRNLEKAGQGRQELHFGKPQMIGFQMVKDLGGAGGAAPMPGRYMPPGPRVTEGGAGPGPGGFNTIAVDNTFKDLATGESISNDWQFEVVFAAVIGPQLAAAPAPGGTPPAEPAEPAEPTGDAPPPPA; via the coding sequence ATGGCGGCCACAAAACCAGTCTGGGGCATTGATCTGGGTCAATGTGCACTGAAAGCCCTCCGCCTGCGAGCAGCTGGCGACAAGGTTGAGGTTCTCGATCACGTCTACATCGAGCACGGCAAGATTCTTTCCCAGCCGGACGTGGACCGTGCGGCCCTCGTGGCCGAGACGATGAAGAAACTGATCGAGAGCCGCCCGGATCTGCCGAAGGAGACGATCGTGGCGGCGGTACCGGGTCAGCACACCCTGGCCCGGTTCATCAAACTCCCTCCGGTCGACAAAGCCAGCAAGCTGCCCGAGCTGGTTCGGTTCGAGGCCGGCCAGCAGATCCCCTTTGCCATGGAAGAGGTCATCTGGGATTACCAGATCTTCCCGTCCCAGGCGGCCGAGACCGAGGTGGGCATTTTCGCGATGCGCCGCGAGCTGATGGGCGACCATCTGCGGTTTCTGTCCGACCTGAACATCGAGCCGATGCTAGTTCAGGCGGCTCCGTTGGCCCTGTACAACGCCCTCCAGTATGACGGGCTTTGCGGTGGGGGCAGCGAGGCGGTGGCCATACTGGACATCGGGGCCCAGAACACCGATCTGCTCGTGGTTGAAGGTGACAGCCTGTGGACCCGCAATATCCCCATCGGCGGGAACAATTTCACGGACGCGATGCTGGAGACCTTCAAGCTATCGTTCCGCAAGGCGGAAGATCTGAAGCGCAAGGCCGGCAGCCACAAGTATGCCCGGCAGATTTTCCAGGCCATGCGGCCGGTGTTTGCCGATCTGGTGGCCGAGGTTCAGCGTTCGATTGGGTTTTTCACCTCGTCGCGTCGCGGCGTGAAGCTCTCCAAGCTGATCGCGATGGGCAACGCCTTCAAGCTGCCGGGAATGCCGAAGTTCCTTCAGCAGAACCTTGGTCTGGACGTCATCCGGCCGGGGGCGTTCAATCGCATGACCATCGGCTCGAGCCCGAACACTCCTGAACTGATCGACCAGTTGCTGAGTTTTGGCGTGGCCTACGGCTTGGGCGTCCAGGGCCTGGGCTTAGCGAAGATCACCAGCAACCTGTTGCCGCCGGAGATCATCAAGCAAGTGATCTGGCGGAAGAAGGCCCCGTGGTTCATTGGGGCGGCGGCCTGCCTGGCGTTGTCGGCGGGCATGATCTGGGGTCGCAGCTACTCAGACCAGGCCGCCCTAGGCAAGCCCGTGGAGACGGCTTCGCCCCCTGGCAGCGTCGATGAAGCGATGCGGATTCTCGAGAGCCCTCCCGATGCGGACGCCAAGACGGCCGCCGCCAAGACCGTTGCGGCCGCCACCTTTCTGGGCAACGAGCTGTCCAGGATCGAGGGTGAGATCAGCCAGCAGATCCAGAAAGTCCAGAATGTGGACAAGCTTCAGACCAACAAAGTGGTCTGGCCGCGGTTGCTGAGCATGGTGGTTTCGGCGTTGCCTTCGCCTGATCCGGAGCTGAGCAAGGCCATGAACGAAGGTCCGAAGGCGTACAAGGAGGTTGTCACCTCCAACCCGCAGTTCGAGCGGACCAAGCGCAAGCAGGTTTTCATTCAGAAGTTGGACAGCCGGTACTCGCCCGACGTTCTGGCCGAGATGGAAGCCCTGAAGAAGGGCGGTGGGACGCCGGCGGGTCCGGGGAGTTTGGGCGGTCTGGGCGGCTTGGGTGGAGGATCTCCGGAGGCGACCGGCGCCGGGCCCAAGCCGGGCTTCCTGGTCACGCTGGTCTGCCGAACGCCCTACGCTGGTGGCGACAGGGTGGCCGGGCTCCAGTTCATCAGTGACGTGTTTTTAAGGAATCTTGAGAAGGCCGGGCAGGGCAGGCAGGAGTTGCACTTTGGGAAGCCCCAGATGATCGGATTCCAGATGGTCAAGGATCTGGGTGGTGCCGGGGGTGCGGCTCCCATGCCGGGAAGGTACATGCCCCCTGGGCCGCGTGTCACTGAGGGGGGGGCGGGTCCGGGTCCCGGTGGCTTCAACACGATTGCCGTCGACAACACGTTCAAGGATCTGGCAACGGGCGAGTCGATCTCAAACGACTGGCAGTTCGAAGTGGTTTTTGCGGCCGTGATTGGCCCGCAACTGGCCGCCGCGCCGGCGCCGGGTGGCACTCCACCGGCCGAGCCGGCCGAGCCGGCCGAGCCGACTGGGGATGCTCCGCCGCCACCGGCCTGA